One bacterium genomic region harbors:
- a CDS encoding DciA family protein, giving the protein MAFVGLKSFLNQAVNRAGIDENIKAAGICDLWDKIIFKMFDKIFIEKCKAISFKKGELTVAVLDEFFIEKLETEKYEIIEALNKEIGKNIVDKIKFEV; this is encoded by the coding sequence ATGGCTTTTGTCGGGTTAAAATCTTTTTTAAATCAAGCGGTTAATCGCGCCGGGATAGATGAAAATATCAAAGCGGCGGGCATTTGCGATTTGTGGGACAAGATAATTTTTAAAATGTTCGATAAGATTTTCATAGAGAAGTGCAAAGCGATCAGTTTTAAAAAAGGCGAATTGACAGTGGCGGTGCTGGACGAATTTTTTATTGAAAAGCTGGAAACAGAAAAATATGAAATCATAGAAGCGCTGAATAAAGAAATCGGCAAGAATATAGTAGATAAAATAAAATTTGAAGTGTAG
- the lepB gene encoding signal peptidase I, with the protein MVSLAVFAVLLSPETKLFSPEIERGIVQKQGCVSSVEEKIVRGNSLTGVIEPGETVKILFGYYDCNEIKKEDIIVYSYAGNPVPLIKIVKGIPGDSFRLQKEESGPVRGKTSNGVNRNILIKGEVLKNAQSQPYLIGESGYRMLSLYERDYKGVIPENAYLLLGNLASGSLDGTHFGLIGKADILGKVEY; encoded by the coding sequence GTGGTTAGTTTGGCTGTTTTTGCCGTGCTTCTTTCGCCCGAGACAAAGCTTTTTTCTCCTGAAATAGAAAGAGGTATTGTCCAAAAACAGGGTTGCGTTTCCAGTGTTGAAGAAAAAATCGTCCGCGGTAATTCTTTAACCGGCGTGATTGAACCCGGCGAGACCGTGAAAATCCTTTTTGGTTATTATGATTGCAACGAAATTAAAAAAGAAGATATAATTGTTTATTCTTATGCCGGCAACCCGGTTCCGTTGATTAAAATCGTCAAAGGAATTCCAGGTGATAGTTTTCGCCTACAGAAAGAGGAAAGCGGCCCCGTTAGAGGTAAAACCTCTAACGGGGTAAACCGGAACATTTTAATCAAGGGTGAAGTTCTGAAAAATGCGCAAAGTCAACCGTACCTTATTGGCGAAAGCGGCTACCGGATGCTTTCGCTTTACGAAAGGGATTATAAAGGTGTTATTCCTGAAAATGCTTATCTTCTTTTGGGCAATCTTGCTTCAGGTTCTCTAGATGGCACGCACTTTGGATTAATAGGAAAGGCCGACATCTTAGGGAAGGTTGAGTATTAA
- the dnaN gene encoding DNA polymerase III subunit beta: MEFICTQENLNKALLAVEKIITKNTTLPILSNVLLETDNGRLKISATNLEIGVSYRIGAKIEKEGSITIPARVLSSYIAKLPNKKIKFKTGENNVLNVFLDEITTNVKGMDAREFPIIPKLNEKPVGEVKNVDFKNALLSTIMASAVSEVRPELSGIYLFFDFSKKILTIVATDSHRLAEKIIPLAKGDFEQGENVSVILPKNTAQELIRVLDNAAITEITLSANQILFSMDGISLISRLIDSKYPDYKQIIPQAFETEITLETKPLINLIRIAGLFSDTQLMNVSFKTNIAESLVIIKSESEQIGSNEAKIKAQIKTKEKNEDIEIVFNHKQLLEGLSVIFDEKVILGINNGSAPAVLKPEDAKSNYLYVIMPKVV, encoded by the coding sequence ATGGAATTTATTTGTACGCAAGAAAATTTAAACAAAGCGCTTCTGGCGGTAGAAAAAATAATTACCAAAAACACCACTTTGCCAATTTTATCAAATGTGCTTTTGGAAACGGATAATGGCAGACTAAAAATTTCCGCCACTAATTTGGAAATCGGGGTCAGTTATCGAATCGGCGCCAAAATTGAAAAAGAAGGATCAATTACTATTCCAGCCAGAGTCCTGTCTTCTTATATCGCCAAACTGCCAAACAAGAAAATAAAGTTTAAAACAGGCGAAAACAATGTATTAAATGTTTTTTTGGATGAAATTACCACCAATGTTAAAGGAATGGACGCAAGGGAGTTCCCAATTATTCCCAAATTAAACGAAAAACCTGTGGGTGAAGTAAAAAATGTGGATTTTAAAAATGCTCTTTTGTCGACGATTATGGCTTCCGCTGTCAGCGAGGTCCGCCCCGAATTGAGCGGAATTTATTTATTCTTTGATTTTTCTAAAAAAATTCTGACAATAGTCGCAACCGACAGCCATCGCTTGGCGGAAAAGATCATTCCTTTGGCTAAAGGCGATTTTGAGCAGGGAGAAAACGTTTCGGTGATCTTGCCGAAAAACACCGCCCAAGAGTTAATCCGGGTTTTGGACAATGCCGCGATAACGGAAATTACCCTTTCCGCCAATCAAATTCTTTTCTCGATGGACGGCATTAGCCTGATTTCCCGTTTGATTGACAGTAAATACCCCGATTACAAGCAGATAATTCCGCAAGCTTTTGAGACCGAAATTACCCTTGAAACTAAACCACTTATTAATTTGATCAGGATTGCCGGTTTGTTTTCCGATACACAGCTGATGAACGTGTCTTTTAAAACCAATATTGCCGAGTCTTTGGTGATAATTAAGTCAGAATCCGAACAAATTGGCTCTAATGAAGCAAAAATCAAAGCCCAGATAAAAACAAAAGAAAAAAACGAAGATATTGAAATTGTTTTCAATCATAAACAGCTTTTGGAAGGATTGAGCGTGATTTTTGACGAAAAGGTGATTTTGGGCATAAACAACGGAAGCGCTCCGGCTGTACTGAAGCCGGAAGACGCCAAGAGTAATTATTTATATGTCATAATGCCCAAAGTGGTTTAA